One genomic region from Campylobacter sp. RM5004 encodes:
- a CDS encoding PepSY-associated TM helix domain-containing protein: MISNKTWMKIHLYLSLFFLPMALIYAVTGAFYIFGYGVNAGANTLEIKIKDEVNHNNAKDIMINLIKENNLKMPDDTSVKFARNTYSMGTLNNKYLIKLGKDEHRFLSFDRNLYGVLLLLHKSNGGFWFDILAVGFAVALVIFYISGLFLTAFCKRDKKGALISTILGIVITALCVYFSI, translated from the coding sequence ATGATTAGTAATAAAACTTGGATGAAAATACATTTGTATTTAAGCTTATTTTTCTTGCCGATGGCATTAATTTATGCTGTTACGGGAGCTTTTTATATTTTTGGTTACGGAGTAAATGCTGGAGCAAATACTTTAGAAATTAAAATAAAAGATGAGGTAAATCACAATAACGCTAAAGATATAATGATAAATCTTATTAAAGAAAATAATTTAAAAATGCCAGATGATACAAGTGTAAAATTTGCAAGAAATACTTATTCTATGGGAACTTTAAATAATAAATACTTGATTAAATTAGGTAAAGATGAACATAGATTTTTATCTTTTGATAGGAATTTATATGGTGTTTTATTGCTTTTGCATAAATCTAATGGCGGATTTTGGTTTGATATTTTAGCAGTTGGTTTTGCTGTTGCTTTAGTGATTTTTTATATCTCAGGGCTTTTTTTAACAGCGTTTTGTAAAAGAGATAAAAAGGGTGCTTTAATATCTACAATTTTAGGCATTGTTATTACAGCATTATGTGTTTATTTTAGTATTTAG
- a CDS encoding TonB-dependent receptor, protein MKKTFKLSLVLCLMGGGINLAANDNATLDTIEVNANAIGYSSLDSFDISNKNASHIRDIMRDIPGVYVGGTNNLNQKLYMRGVNDRGINITIDGARQRGNVFHHSADLILDTDLLKSVDVGVGVLSVVNSSGALGGSVAFTTANAFDLLEDGSNFGGKIKTSYSSNNKEWQKSLTSYGQYNGFGLLGYVNHKDYGYGKDGNGNEIGGDGKDLSYLIKASLEKDDSKANLSLEHNEYKGLYPFRAEFGGTNAVTKQRSQDLINQKMLRDTYTANYNYNPSELVDLNLRAYLTEHRLKWLPFSDEYVKANNTSTRIFDGGVRTYGVYLNNKSILENSGFTHTFKYGYEFYNTSSFMKESGSKSLDASGNLVTKNVNLAPNDKAQNHSFYIEDTIAYGNLSVIPGIRFDYFKLTTLADNLKQTSYSFKNVSPAIAVDYKFNNGFNLFAGYSKVFRGPDPIESLRLTEGQAASIIASKDLEPETGHAKEIGFGYKNSFDSHNVNFIAKYFHTEYQNLIKEMVSTTGKKGDPSYARVNGGKANVSGFELFAGYSYEDFKTSISYTTQKTDLRNKNDIKGGVLAYSDSGDKYTFNAEYFIRPIDLNIGYNLIYVTSKNIETFVKPSYAVSDVYLSYTPSFAKGLELNLSVNNIFNKAYYSHSQRAFGSDSRNDWEAGRDVRISFSYKF, encoded by the coding sequence TTGAAAAAAACTTTTAAACTATCATTAGTTTTATGTTTAATGGGAGGAGGTATTAATTTAGCAGCTAATGATAATGCTACACTTGATACTATTGAAGTAAATGCGAATGCTATTGGTTATTCTAGTCTTGATTCGTTTGATATTAGCAATAAAAATGCTTCTCATATAAGAGATATTATGCGTGATATTCCTGGCGTTTATGTTGGTGGTACAAATAATTTAAACCAAAAACTTTATATGCGTGGTGTAAATGATAGGGGTATTAATATTACAATAGATGGTGCAAGACAGCGTGGAAATGTGTTTCATCATTCAGCTGATTTGATTTTAGATACTGATTTATTAAAATCAGTTGATGTTGGCGTAGGTGTGTTAAGTGTTGTAAATAGCTCTGGTGCTTTAGGTGGTTCGGTTGCATTTACTACTGCAAACGCATTTGATTTACTTGAAGATGGAAGCAATTTCGGTGGTAAAATCAAAACTTCTTATTCAAGCAATAATAAAGAATGGCAAAAGTCATTAACATCATACGGACAATACAACGGTTTTGGTTTATTAGGCTATGTAAATCATAAAGATTATGGATATGGCAAAGACGGCAATGGCAATGAAATAGGTGGAGATGGAAAAGACCTTAGCTATTTAATTAAAGCAAGCTTAGAAAAAGATGATAGCAAAGCAAATCTTAGTTTAGAGCATAATGAATATAAGGGTTTATATCCATTTAGAGCTGAATTTGGTGGAACTAACGCAGTTACAAAACAAAGATCGCAAGATTTAATAAATCAAAAAATGCTAAGAGACACCTATACAGCAAATTATAATTATAATCCTAGCGAATTAGTAGATTTAAACTTAAGAGCGTATTTAACTGAACACAGATTAAAATGGCTACCTTTTAGTGATGAATATGTGAAAGCAAACAACACTAGCACTAGAATTTTTGATGGTGGCGTAAGAACTTATGGTGTGTATTTGAATAATAAATCTATATTAGAAAATAGTGGATTTACACATACTTTTAAATATGGATATGAATTTTACAATACAAGCTCATTTATGAAAGAAAGCGGTAGCAAATCTTTAGATGCAAGTGGCAATCTAGTTACTAAAAATGTAAATCTAGCACCTAACGATAAAGCACAAAACCATTCATTCTATATAGAAGATACAATAGCTTATGGTAATTTAAGCGTAATTCCTGGAATTAGATTTGATTATTTTAAATTAACAACTCTTGCTGATAATTTAAAACAAACTTCTTATTCTTTTAAAAACGTTTCTCCTGCTATTGCAGTTGATTACAAGTTTAATAATGGCTTTAATTTATTTGCAGGGTATTCAAAAGTATTTAGAGGACCAGATCCGATTGAGTCTTTAAGACTTACAGAAGGTCAAGCTGCATCTATTATAGCTTCAAAAGATTTAGAGCCTGAAACAGGACATGCAAAAGAAATAGGATTTGGTTATAAGAATAGTTTTGATAGCCACAATGTAAATTTTATAGCTAAATACTTCCACACAGAATACCAAAATTTAATCAAAGAAATGGTTAGTACAACTGGTAAAAAAGGCGATCCAAGTTATGCTCGTGTTAATGGCGGTAAAGCAAATGTAAGTGGATTTGAACTTTTTGCAGGTTATAGCTATGAAGATTTTAAAACAAGCATAAGTTATACAACTCAAAAAACAGATTTAAGAAACAAAAACGACATTAAAGGTGGTGTTTTAGCATATAGCGATAGTGGCGATAAATATACATTTAATGCAGAATATTTCATTAGACCTATTGATTTAAACATAGGTTATAACTTGATTTATGTAACAAGTAAAAATATTGAAACTTTTGTGAAACCTAGTTATGCAGTAAGTGATGTTTATTTAAGTTATACACCTAGCTTTGCAAAGGGCTTAGAGCTTAATTTAAGCGTTAATAATATTTTCAATAAAGCATATTATTCACATTCACAAAGAGCATTTGGTAGTGATTCAAGAAACGATTGGGAAGCTGGTCGTGATGTAAGAATTAGCTTTAGCTATAAGTTTTAA
- a CDS encoding sialidase family protein, producing MKQFILFFISTIICAWGGGYFSNLEYEINTNLQKTNIKEEKSEQIPNSKNPKSFHSSSLTMLKDNYLLITYFAGSKEGAKDVKIYANLKDNEKISDAFVLLDRQKLMSDTKEYIKKLGNPVLVTCNDKIHLFVVGVSFGGWANSKIYHYVSDINIIDFEFKQSLNLSPYLNISHLVKNNAINISFSDKQGFILPIYHELLNKYSLALVFDESGELLKINKITNKNGLFQPSVVALDNSKILFTFRADKKANNDLYTLTCDKYFKCSDLVKSNLKNYDNSVALFNANNKIYLVYNSDLTGLRNTLSLALMDKNSNFTKLYDIDKGDEMSYASVVNDDNSFYISYTHNRDFINLKQYLLKD from the coding sequence ATGAAACAATTTATTTTATTTTTTATTAGCACAATAATTTGTGCATGGGGGGGGGGGTATTTTTCAAATTTAGAATATGAAATAAATACAAACCTTCAAAAAACAAACATAAAAGAAGAAAAAAGCGAGCAAATCCCAAACTCCAAAAATCCAAAAAGTTTTCACTCATCAAGCCTTACAATGCTTAAAGATAATTATTTATTAATTACTTATTTTGCAGGCTCTAAAGAAGGCGCTAAAGATGTAAAAATATATGCAAATCTAAAAGATAATGAAAAAATCAGTGACGCATTTGTTTTACTAGATAGACAAAAACTCATGAGTGATACTAAAGAATATATCAAAAAATTAGGAAATCCTGTTCTTGTAACTTGCAATGATAAAATTCATTTATTTGTTGTAGGCGTTAGTTTTGGCGGCTGGGCAAATAGCAAGATATATCATTATGTAAGCGATATAAATATAATTGATTTTGAGTTTAAACAAAGTCTTAATCTAAGCCCTTATTTAAATATCTCTCATTTGGTGAAAAACAATGCTATAAATATTAGCTTTAGCGATAAACAAGGCTTTATTTTGCCTATTTATCATGAACTTTTGAATAAATATTCTCTTGCTTTAGTTTTTGATGAGAGTGGAGAATTATTAAAAATTAACAAGATTACAAACAAAAATGGCTTGTTTCAACCAAGCGTTGTGGCTTTAGATAATTCTAAAATCTTATTTACTTTTAGAGCTGATAAAAAGGCTAATAATGACTTATATACTCTAACTTGCGATAAATACTTTAAATGTAGTGATTTAGTAAAATCAAATCTTAAAAATTATGATAATTCAGTGGCTTTATTTAACGCAAACAATAAAATCTATCTAGTTTATAATAGTGATTTAACAGGCTTGCGAAATACATTAAGCCTAGCTTTAATGGACAAAAACTCAAATTTTACAAAGCTTTATGATATTGATAAAGGAGACGAAATGAGTTATGCAAGTGTTGTTAATGATGATAATTCATTTTATATTTCTTATACACATAATCGTGATTTTATTAATTTAAAACAATATTTATTAAAGGATTAA
- a CDS encoding TonB-dependent receptor: MFKKKLAFSMFLLTSNFIFANENIILDEVVVTASGYEQDIKNAPATINIITQDDIKSKNIQDLGQALKNIAGIDVSFNNQGTSNFSIRGFGKDYVLVLVDGKRKNSIAGFFDHDISPSDGFAIPPIEAIERIEVIKGASSTLYGSDAVGGVINIITKKNTNKFYASLKLNTLINQHSKYANSGGFETFLNIPITDNFSSSFRAKYYKKGASKLVYPNGILASNQGDKLQNYNIGTRLNYNFLDNHNIYFDYERINSEIFYISDKSEERDKKVIQDNFALDYKGEIDTTSINSFAQTNLIKDKSANSKGKTIVIDNKLIHPFDFDKFGIATLSAGINYQYEDYKGESENESKMLNDKKLSQKTYSPYLELEYFLPENLTITQGLRYTKSNLFDKEISPRIYASYNLNDNFTIKGGVSKGYKLPKIKEIYNGLLGTVRSGGRNIYGNPNLKPENSINYELGFYVDYLDNNFSVVGFITKLKNEIAQERFSDGDLMPNGLICEKPASARNNHKVCRIPINKDKNTTKGIELSFKSASFNGFSINSSYTFMNKTYDDKENRFGTNRVEGLPKHIINATLNYKKDKFSSFFQANARLNTLKDFSEAPINKPKYKDFYTFDLGFNYDFTKNSSLSFVVYNIFDKNYFSPYEYETGQRTKTMVWGNEYEDYTNRRSFYLSFKYDF; the protein is encoded by the coding sequence ATGTTTAAGAAAAAGTTAGCATTTTCTATGTTTTTACTTACAAGTAATTTTATCTTTGCTAATGAAAATATTATTTTAGATGAAGTTGTGGTAACTGCTAGTGGATATGAGCAAGATATCAAAAACGCACCTGCAACTATAAATATAATCACTCAAGATGATATAAAAAGCAAAAATATCCAAGATTTAGGACAAGCTTTAAAAAATATTGCAGGAATTGATGTAAGCTTTAACAATCAAGGAACTAGCAATTTTAGTATTCGTGGTTTTGGTAAGGATTATGTATTAGTTTTAGTAGATGGGAAAAGAAAAAACAGCATAGCAGGATTTTTTGACCACGATATTAGCCCAAGCGATGGTTTTGCAATTCCACCGATTGAAGCAATAGAAAGAATTGAAGTAATAAAAGGTGCTAGCTCAACTTTATACGGAAGTGATGCAGTAGGTGGTGTAATCAATATAATTACTAAGAAAAATACAAATAAATTTTATGCAAGTTTAAAGTTAAATACCCTTATAAACCAGCATAGTAAGTATGCAAATAGCGGTGGTTTTGAAACATTTTTAAACATTCCTATAACTGATAATTTTAGTTCAAGCTTTAGAGCAAAGTATTATAAAAAAGGTGCTTCAAAATTAGTTTATCCTAATGGTATTTTAGCAAGTAATCAAGGGGATAAATTACAAAATTATAATATAGGAACTAGACTTAATTATAATTTTTTAGACAATCATAATATATATTTTGATTATGAAAGAATTAATTCAGAGATTTTTTATATATCAGATAAGAGCGAAGAAAGAGATAAAAAAGTAATTCAAGATAATTTCGCATTAGATTATAAAGGCGAGATTGATACTACAAGTATAAATAGCTTTGCACAAACTAATCTAATAAAAGATAAAAGCGCTAATTCAAAAGGTAAAACAATAGTAATTGATAATAAGCTAATTCATCCTTTTGATTTTGATAAGTTTGGCATTGCGACTTTAAGTGCTGGGATTAATTATCAATATGAAGATTATAAGGGCGAAAGTGAAAATGAAAGTAAAATGCTAAATGATAAGAAATTAAGTCAGAAAACTTATTCGCCATATTTAGAATTAGAATATTTTTTGCCAGAAAATCTAACTATTACTCAAGGTTTAAGATATACAAAAAGCAATTTATTTGATAAAGAAATAAGCCCTAGAATTTATGCTAGTTATAATCTAAATGATAATTTTACTATTAAAGGTGGGGTTTCAAAAGGTTATAAATTACCAAAAATTAAAGAAATTTATAATGGCTTATTAGGAACAGTAAGAAGTGGTGGCAGAAATATTTATGGTAATCCTAATTTAAAGCCAGAAAATAGTATTAATTATGAATTAGGATTTTATGTTGATTATTTGGATAATAATTTTAGTGTAGTTGGATTTATTACAAAGCTTAAAAACGAAATAGCTCAAGAAAGATTTTCAGATGGTGATTTAATGCCAAATGGCTTAATTTGTGAAAAGCCAGCAAGCGCAAGAAATAATCACAAAGTTTGCAGAATTCCTATCAATAAAGATAAAAACACTACAAAAGGAATCGAACTAAGCTTTAAGAGCGCTAGTTTTAATGGCTTTAGTATTAATTCAAGTTATACATTTATGAATAAAACTTACGATGATAAAGAGAATAGATTTGGCACAAATAGGGTCGAAGGCTTGCCAAAGCATATAATTAACGCAACGCTAAATTATAAAAAAGATAAATTCTCATCATTTTTTCAAGCAAATGCTAGGCTTAATACATTAAAAGACTTTAGTGAAGCACCTATAAATAAGCCTAAATATAAAGATTTTTATACATTTGATTTAGGTTTTAATTATGATTTTACAAAGAATTCATCGCTTTCTTTTGTAGTTTATAACATTTTTGATAAGAATTACTTTAGTCCTTACGAATATGAAACAGGACAAAGAACAAAAACTATGGTTTGGGGCAATGAATATGAAGATTACACTAATAGAAGAAGCTTTTATTTAAGTTTCAAATATGATTTTTAA